One Streptomyces sp. SAI-135 DNA segment encodes these proteins:
- a CDS encoding response regulator transcription factor produces the protein MRVVLAEDLFLLRDGLVRLLEAHGFEIAAAVESGPELTRALAELEPDVAVVDVRLPPTHTDEGLQCALHARRDRPGLPVLVLSQHVEQLYARELLADGSGGVGYLLKDRVFDAEQFVDAVRRVAAGGTAMDPQVIQQLLARRAADDQPLARITPREREVLELMAQGRSNAAIAAKLVVTERAIAKHTANIFAKLGLEVSDDDNRRVLAVLAFLDRGR, from the coding sequence TTGCGCGTAGTCCTCGCCGAAGACCTCTTCCTCCTGCGCGACGGTCTCGTACGGCTGCTGGAGGCCCACGGCTTCGAGATCGCCGCGGCCGTCGAGAGCGGGCCCGAACTGACCCGGGCGCTGGCCGAGCTGGAACCGGACGTCGCCGTGGTCGACGTACGGCTGCCGCCGACGCACACCGACGAGGGGCTCCAGTGCGCGCTGCACGCCCGGCGGGACAGACCCGGGCTGCCGGTGCTGGTGCTCTCGCAGCACGTGGAGCAGTTGTACGCGCGCGAGCTGCTCGCCGACGGCAGTGGCGGGGTGGGGTATCTGCTCAAGGACCGGGTGTTCGACGCCGAGCAGTTCGTGGACGCCGTGCGGCGCGTCGCGGCGGGCGGTACGGCGATGGACCCGCAGGTGATCCAGCAGCTGCTGGCCCGGCGGGCGGCCGACGACCAGCCGCTCGCCCGGATCACGCCCCGGGAGCGGGAGGTGCTCGAACTGATGGCGCAGGGGCGGTCGAACGCGGCGATCGCCGCCAAGCTCGTCGTCACGGAACGGGCGATCGCCAAGCACACCGCCAACATCTTCGCCAAACTGGGCCTTGAGGTGTCGGACGACGACAATCGCCGCGTTCTGGCGGTGCTCGCGTTCCTGGACCGGGGCCGGTGA
- a CDS encoding DUF1996 domain-containing protein codes for MGRNTRKRRSSMATKAIAASAALALGGGGLIWANFYASAHESNNNGWSQNQTKAAAAQVATISCPDVGQKLTNVPQNARQGVATELANLDKQITEAYARLASTRQAQANDSGFVQNAIVGPLKEKRAATIDRIRIDIQRVGGQFNTSLSQLAACTTQTAQTNAGQAGGQQQGGQQQGGQQQGGQQQNGGQQQGGQQQGGQQQGGQQQGGQQNGGQQQGNGGQGGNGPVAADFVDITKVQGNAQLGVGQNGLKANGNSGSRGTFTTKCGTNGNDNHNTDNVIVAPGVANGAHHLHDYVGNQNNDAFASDQELAGASTTCQNQGDKSSYFWPVLRLQNGQQDFDQNNDGGGKEGNVGKILQPAQAQLKFVGNKKGNVVAMPTALRIITGDAKAFVNGNANANVNWSCTGFENKVQLHDKYPICPQGSQVVRTTNFQSCWDGQNIDSANHRTHVSFVQADGTCANGFKAIPQLQVRLVYNVPAPKLQNGTVVNPYAVDTFPENLHKPITDHNDFINFFSQNTMNKMVNCINTGKRCQ; via the coding sequence ATGGGACGCAATACACGTAAACGCCGCTCGTCGATGGCCACGAAGGCCATAGCCGCGTCGGCGGCCCTAGCGCTCGGCGGGGGCGGGCTTATCTGGGCGAACTTCTACGCTTCGGCGCACGAGTCCAACAACAACGGCTGGTCGCAGAACCAGACCAAGGCCGCCGCGGCGCAGGTGGCCACCATCTCGTGCCCCGACGTCGGTCAGAAGCTGACGAACGTGCCTCAGAACGCGCGTCAGGGGGTGGCCACGGAACTGGCCAACCTCGACAAGCAGATCACCGAGGCCTACGCCCGGCTCGCCTCGACGCGACAGGCCCAGGCGAACGACTCCGGCTTCGTCCAGAACGCCATCGTCGGTCCCCTGAAGGAGAAGCGGGCGGCCACGATCGACCGGATCCGCATCGACATCCAGCGGGTCGGGGGCCAGTTCAACACCTCGCTCAGCCAGCTGGCCGCCTGCACGACGCAGACCGCGCAGACGAACGCCGGTCAGGCCGGTGGCCAGCAGCAGGGCGGCCAGCAGCAAGGTGGTCAACAGCAGGGCGGCCAGCAGCAGAACGGCGGTCAGCAGCAGGGCGGTCAGCAGCAGGGCGGTCAGCAGCAGGGCGGCCAGCAGCAGGGCGGCCAGCAGAACGGCGGCCAGCAGCAGGGCAACGGCGGACAGGGCGGCAACGGCCCGGTCGCGGCCGACTTCGTGGACATCACCAAGGTCCAGGGCAACGCCCAGCTCGGCGTGGGCCAGAACGGCCTGAAGGCCAACGGCAACTCGGGCTCGCGGGGCACCTTCACCACCAAGTGCGGCACCAACGGGAACGACAACCACAACACGGACAACGTGATCGTGGCCCCGGGTGTCGCCAACGGCGCCCACCATCTGCACGACTACGTCGGCAACCAGAACAACGACGCCTTCGCCAGCGACCAGGAGCTGGCGGGAGCCTCGACCACCTGCCAGAACCAGGGCGACAAGTCCTCGTACTTCTGGCCGGTGCTGCGTCTGCAGAACGGTCAGCAGGACTTCGACCAGAACAACGACGGCGGCGGCAAGGAGGGCAACGTCGGCAAGATCCTCCAGCCGGCCCAGGCCCAGCTGAAGTTCGTCGGCAACAAGAAGGGCAACGTCGTCGCGATGCCGACCGCCCTGCGCATCATCACCGGTGACGCGAAGGCCTTCGTCAACGGCAACGCCAACGCCAACGTGAACTGGTCCTGCACCGGCTTCGAGAACAAGGTGCAGCTGCACGACAAGTACCCGATCTGCCCGCAGGGCAGCCAGGTGGTGCGCACGACCAACTTCCAGAGCTGCTGGGACGGTCAGAACATCGACAGCGCCAACCACCGCACCCACGTGTCCTTCGTCCAGGCGGACGGCACCTGCGCCAACGGCTTCAAGGCGATCCCCCAGCTCCAGGTCCGGCTCGTCTACAACGTCCCGGCCCCGAAGCTGCAGAACGGCACGGTCGTCAACCCCTACGCGGTGGACACCTTCCCGGAGAACCTGCACAAGCCGATCACCGACCACAACGACTTCATCAACTTCTTCTCCCAGAACACGATGAACAAGATGGTCAACTGCATCAACACCGGCAAGCGCTGCCAGTGA
- a CDS encoding tetratricopeptide repeat protein, whose translation MNDDWEKRVDAAWATFDEYPEERAAEFRAVIDALVAELPDDSPDGPFERACAWDSTGHSDKAVPLYREALAKGLHGYKGRRAKIQLSSSLRNIGQAEEGVKLLTPELDGPSDELDDAVRATLALCLSSLGRDREGLSLVLGALAPHLPRYQRSMANYARALVEPEA comes from the coding sequence GTGAACGATGACTGGGAGAAGCGGGTCGACGCCGCCTGGGCGACCTTCGACGAATATCCCGAGGAGCGGGCGGCCGAGTTCCGCGCCGTGATCGACGCGCTCGTGGCCGAGCTGCCGGACGACAGCCCGGACGGCCCCTTCGAGCGGGCCTGCGCCTGGGACTCGACCGGGCACTCCGACAAGGCGGTCCCGCTGTACCGGGAGGCGCTCGCGAAGGGGCTGCACGGGTACAAGGGGCGGCGCGCCAAGATCCAACTGTCGAGCTCCCTGCGGAACATCGGGCAGGCGGAGGAGGGCGTCAAACTGCTCACGCCCGAACTGGACGGCCCGTCCGACGAGTTGGACGACGCGGTACGCGCCACGCTCGCGCTGTGCCTGTCCAGCCTCGGCCGGGACCGCGAGGGGCTCTCCCTGGTCCTGGGCGCGCTCGCCCCCCATCTGCCGCGCTACCAGCGGTCGATGGCCAACTACGCGCGCGCCCTGGTCGAACCGGAGGCCTGA
- a CDS encoding TetR/AcrR family transcriptional regulator has protein sequence MTTGVRRRMGVEERRQQLIGVALELFARRSPDEVSIDEIASAAGISRPLVYHYFPGKLSLYEAALRRAAQDLASRFEEPHEGPLGGRLLRVMRRFFDFVDEHGPGFSALMRGGPAVGSSATNALIDSVRQVAYEQILAHLRVTEPPARLELLIRSWISLVESTALIWLDGRRIPRAELEVQLVHDFAALAAVAAAYDEEMTALLRRMLKDEPHDGPFTDLAARLITLAS, from the coding sequence ATGACAACCGGGGTCCGTCGAAGAATGGGCGTCGAGGAACGGCGTCAGCAGTTGATCGGCGTCGCCCTCGAACTGTTCGCCCGCCGCTCGCCCGACGAGGTGTCCATCGACGAGATAGCGTCGGCGGCCGGTATCTCGCGCCCGCTCGTCTACCACTACTTCCCCGGCAAACTCAGCCTGTACGAGGCCGCGTTGAGGCGGGCCGCCCAGGATCTGGCGAGCCGGTTCGAGGAACCGCACGAGGGGCCGCTGGGCGGTCGGCTGCTGCGGGTGATGCGGCGGTTCTTCGACTTCGTGGACGAACACGGGCCCGGCTTCTCGGCGTTGATGCGCGGCGGCCCGGCGGTCGGCTCGTCGGCGACGAACGCGCTCATCGACTCCGTACGGCAGGTCGCCTACGAGCAGATCCTGGCGCACCTGCGGGTGACGGAGCCGCCCGCGCGACTGGAACTGCTCATCCGCTCCTGGATCTCGCTCGTCGAGTCGACGGCCCTGATCTGGCTGGACGGCCGCCGCATCCCGCGCGCCGAGCTGGAGGTCCAGCTCGTGCACGACTTCGCCGCCCTGGCCGCGGTCGCCGCCGCCTACGACGAGGAGATGACCGCGCTGCTGCGCCGCATGCTCAAGGACGAACCGCACGACGGCCCGTTCACCGACCTGGCGGCCCGGCTGATCACCCTGGCCTCCTAG
- a CDS encoding isomerase: protein MPQITVERSPYLDHVDWEEFALALHQLVVETADAKLEACKTRVLRGEDEAVGGEKENHAIVNVTLALLAGRSEETKAKLAGAVVELLRKHVGPADGLTVHLSAEVRDLDPSYTKAVL from the coding sequence ATGCCGCAGATCACCGTCGAACGCTCCCCGTATCTCGACCACGTCGACTGGGAGGAGTTCGCCCTGGCACTGCACCAGCTCGTCGTCGAGACGGCGGACGCGAAGCTTGAGGCGTGCAAGACCCGGGTGCTGCGCGGCGAGGACGAGGCGGTGGGCGGCGAGAAGGAGAACCACGCGATCGTGAACGTCACGCTCGCCCTGCTCGCCGGACGGTCCGAGGAGACCAAGGCGAAGCTCGCCGGGGCCGTCGTGGAACTGCTGCGCAAGCACGTGGGCCCCGCGGACGGCCTCACCGTGCACCTCTCCGCCGAGGTGCGCGACCTGGACCCCTCGTACACCAAGGCCGTGCTCTAG
- a CDS encoding fused response regulator/phosphatase produces MGAKGKPTGTTVMVVDDVEASRYAVGTVLSRAGHRVVPVATGGEALAELDTRLLKGTLPDVALIDVGLPDMSGFDLCRLFKERPHTAGMPVVHFSAAASPPADFCQGLDAGVEAYLKVPAEPLEIEAVVRAAVRNAQLRAGDRALVRRLTLLSETIVTIQSARTLQELSDAAAEGVSRLTGTPAAVFVLDQDDQLYRGLSRDRVPVALPGEDADRAVAGLLRRLTRGQAGAQLTTVPAPLWPAGYFRPGVEHDARLALVVTQDGRAPVCLAAPARGMRRVGLEGEALLAQLAQATALAAEPLLMYKVERHVALTLQHSFLPQPHRLPDLPGIDVVVRYVPASRQTEIGGDFYAALRVDEGVLTAVGDVVGHSLDAATVMVELRHALRAYAVDESDPAVLAERLDRTLRRYHPDTTATVCLALIDPDTGRTRIANAGHIPPLIVRDTGTAHFAEAAGPLLGVGLPHPPATEVLLEPTDRLLMVTDGLIETRGTDLTASLEQLRAASAGALPGLDALCDTLLDTFGHDRDDDIAMLALRLG; encoded by the coding sequence ATGGGCGCGAAAGGCAAGCCGACCGGCACGACCGTCATGGTCGTGGACGACGTGGAGGCCAGCCGGTACGCCGTGGGTACCGTGCTGAGCCGGGCGGGGCACCGGGTCGTCCCGGTCGCCACCGGCGGCGAGGCCCTCGCCGAACTCGACACCCGGCTGCTCAAGGGCACCCTGCCGGACGTGGCGCTCATCGACGTGGGCCTGCCCGACATGAGCGGCTTCGACCTGTGCCGGCTGTTCAAGGAACGCCCGCACACGGCCGGGATGCCCGTCGTGCACTTCTCGGCCGCGGCCTCGCCCCCGGCCGACTTCTGCCAGGGCCTGGACGCGGGCGTCGAGGCCTATCTGAAGGTGCCCGCCGAGCCCCTGGAGATCGAGGCGGTGGTCCGGGCCGCCGTACGCAACGCGCAACTGCGGGCCGGCGACCGGGCGCTCGTACGGCGGCTCACCCTGCTCTCCGAGACGATCGTCACCATCCAGTCCGCCCGCACCCTCCAGGAACTGTCCGACGCGGCCGCCGAGGGTGTCTCACGGCTCACCGGGACCCCCGCCGCGGTCTTCGTCCTCGACCAGGACGACCAGCTCTACCGCGGTCTGTCCCGCGACCGTGTCCCCGTGGCGCTGCCCGGCGAGGACGCCGACCGGGCCGTCGCGGGACTGCTGCGCCGGCTCACCCGGGGGCAGGCCGGAGCGCAGCTGACCACCGTGCCGGCGCCGCTGTGGCCCGCCGGGTACTTCCGGCCCGGCGTCGAGCACGACGCCCGCCTCGCGCTCGTCGTCACCCAGGACGGCCGGGCCCCGGTGTGCCTGGCCGCGCCCGCGCGCGGGATGCGCAGGGTCGGCCTGGAGGGCGAGGCGCTGCTGGCCCAGCTCGCGCAGGCCACCGCGCTGGCCGCCGAGCCGCTGCTCATGTACAAGGTCGAGCGGCATGTCGCCCTCACCCTCCAGCACAGCTTCCTGCCCCAGCCGCACCGGCTGCCCGACCTGCCGGGCATCGACGTCGTGGTCCGGTACGTCCCCGCCTCCCGGCAGACCGAGATCGGCGGCGACTTCTACGCCGCGCTGCGGGTGGACGAGGGCGTGCTGACCGCGGTCGGCGACGTCGTGGGGCACTCCCTGGACGCGGCGACCGTCATGGTCGAGCTCCGGCACGCGCTGCGCGCCTACGCCGTCGACGAGAGCGACCCTGCCGTGCTCGCCGAGCGCCTCGACCGGACGCTTCGGCGCTACCACCCCGACACCACGGCCACCGTCTGCCTGGCCCTGATCGACCCCGACACCGGGCGCACCCGGATCGCCAACGCGGGGCACATCCCGCCGCTGATCGTCCGCGACACCGGTACCGCCCACTTCGCCGAGGCGGCCGGCCCGCTGCTCGGGGTCGGCCTGCCCCACCCGCCGGCCACCGAAGTGCTCCTCGAACCCACCGACCGGCTCCTCATGGTCACCGACGGGCTCATCGAGACCCGCGGCACCGACCTCACGGCCTCCCTGGAACAGCTGCGCGCGGCCTCCGCGGGAGCCCTGCCAGGACTCGACGCGCTGTGCGACACCCTCCTGGACACCTTCGGCCACGACCGGGACGACGACATCGCCATGCTGGCCCTGCGGCTAGGGTGA
- the pulA gene encoding pullulanase-type alpha-1,6-glucosidase: protein MIPRWPVPPRRRTTQAGRVAAVTVTALAAALVQPLSARADTPPPPPSDTKLAAEPARHDDTREQFYFVLPDRFANGDTGNDRGGLTGSRLSTGYDPTDKGFYQGGDLKGLTKRLDYIKGLGTTSIWMAPIFKNRPVQGTGANASAGYHGYWITDFTQVDPHFGTNKDLETLISKAHAKGMKVFFDVITNHTADVVDYEEKSYDYLSKGAFPYLTKDGEPFDDADYASGDRKFPAVDADSFPRTPTVTGTDAKVPAWLNDPTMYHNRGDSTYAGESTTYGDFSGLDDLWTERPEVVKGMERIYQRWVRDFDIDGFRIDTVKHVNMEFWTQWATALDAYAAEQGRKNFFMFGEVYSADTSITSPYVTQGRLDATLDFPFQEAARQYASQGGSARKLASVFGDDYKYTTDKANAYEQVTFLGNHDMGRIGYFLNQDNPKATDAELLAKDKLANELMFLSRGNPVVYYGDEQGFTGAGGDKDARQTMFASKTADYLDDDEIGTDRTHASDAYDPSAPLYRQIAALAKLRKANPALTDGVQEERYAADGAGIYAFSRTDARTGQEYVVAFNNAGEAKSATFATGSPDMRFSGIYGTSAKATSDADRKITVTVPAGSAIVLKAAGRLAGPATKPALTLRAPAAGATGTVELTADVDGGQLNRVVFAAQVGNGKWRTLGSADHAPYKVTQTIGKDVKAGTALRYKAVVVDSAGRTAAATASSETGTPPAEETPTASSRDYAVVHYKRTDGDYDNWGLYAWGDLADGESTTWPASHPFAGRDAYGAFAYVKLKPGASNVGFLVIDKDGNKDVSTDRTIDVTKTGEIWIEQGKADVRTERPDYPAQDRTKAVVHYHRADGNYDGWGLHVWTGAANPTDWSKPLQPVRTDAYGAVFEVPLTDGATSLSYIIHKGDEKDLPTDQSLDLTANGHEVWLLNGQEKYLLPQPAGSAAALDLTTSKAVWIDRNTVAWNGSDAAASTQLLYSRDGSIAVKDSALTSDDERWLRLSRTSLTDAQKEKFPHLKAYTAWTVDARDRDRVREALGGQVVASQRAANGAVLAATGVQIAGVLDDLYASATKADLGPTFDRSGRPTLSVWAPTAQSVALELDGSTVRMKRDARTGVWSVTGPRSWKGKEYRYVVKVWAPSVRKVVTNKVTDPYSVALTADSERSLVVDLDDRSLAPSGWTSYTKPRAVPLKDAEIQELHIRDFSVADRTAGHPGTYLAFTDKDSDGSRHLRELAKAGTSYVHLLPAFDIATIPEKKADQATADCALASYPADSDQQQECVAKAAAKDAYNWGYDPYHYTVPEGSYATDPDGTGRTVEFRRMVKSLNEDGLGVVMDVVYNHTAASGQAATSVLDRIVPGYYQRLLADGSVANSTCCANTATENAMMGKLVVDSIVTWAKEYKVDGFRFDLMGHHPKANILAVRKALDTLTLKKDGVDGKKIILYGEGWNFGEVADDARFVQATQKNMAGTGIATFSDRARDAVRGGGPFDENPGVQGFASGLYTDPNSSKNNGTPEEQKARLLHYQDLIKVGLSGNLARYRFTDTDGKEVTGAQVDYNGQPAGYADAPGDALAYADAHDNESLFDALTYKLPAGTGAFDRARMQVLAMATAALSQGPALSQAGTDLLRSKSLDRNSFDSGDWFNAIHWNCQDGNGFGRGLPMAADNASKWPYAKPLLGSVKVGCAQIEGASAAYQDLLRIRTTEKAFSLGTADQVQSRLSFPLSGKDETPGVITMELGDLVVVFNATPKAQDQRVAALAGSAYRLHPVQAAGADSTVKEASYDKESGTFAVPARTVAVFIRHP, encoded by the coding sequence GTGATACCGAGATGGCCGGTGCCGCCCAGGCGCCGTACCACCCAGGCCGGACGGGTCGCCGCGGTCACCGTGACCGCGCTGGCCGCAGCGCTCGTCCAGCCGCTGTCCGCCCGGGCGGACACCCCTCCGCCACCGCCCTCCGACACGAAGCTCGCTGCGGAACCGGCCCGGCACGACGACACCCGTGAGCAGTTCTACTTCGTCCTGCCGGACCGTTTCGCCAACGGTGACACGGGCAACGACCGGGGCGGGCTCACCGGTTCACGGCTGAGCACCGGGTACGACCCCACCGACAAGGGGTTCTACCAGGGCGGCGACCTCAAGGGCCTCACGAAGAGGCTCGACTACATCAAGGGCCTCGGCACCACCTCCATCTGGATGGCCCCGATCTTCAAGAACCGGCCCGTCCAGGGGACGGGGGCCAACGCCTCGGCCGGCTACCACGGTTACTGGATCACCGACTTCACCCAGGTCGACCCGCACTTCGGCACCAACAAGGACCTGGAGACCCTGATCTCCAAGGCGCACGCCAAGGGCATGAAGGTCTTCTTCGACGTCATCACCAACCACACGGCCGACGTCGTCGACTACGAGGAGAAGTCCTACGACTACCTCTCCAAGGGTGCCTTCCCGTACCTGACGAAGGACGGCGAGCCCTTCGACGACGCGGACTACGCGTCCGGGGACCGGAAGTTCCCGGCGGTCGACGCCGACTCCTTCCCGCGCACCCCGACGGTCACCGGCACGGACGCCAAGGTCCCCGCCTGGCTCAACGACCCGACGATGTACCACAACCGCGGCGACTCCACCTACGCCGGCGAGTCCACCACCTACGGCGACTTCTCCGGCCTCGACGACCTGTGGACCGAGCGTCCCGAGGTCGTGAAGGGCATGGAGAGGATCTACCAGCGCTGGGTCCGCGACTTCGACATCGACGGCTTCCGGATCGACACCGTGAAGCACGTCAACATGGAGTTCTGGACCCAGTGGGCCACCGCCCTCGACGCCTACGCGGCCGAGCAGGGCCGGAAGAACTTCTTCATGTTCGGCGAGGTCTACTCCGCCGACACCTCGATCACTTCGCCGTACGTCACCCAGGGCCGTCTCGACGCCACGCTGGACTTCCCCTTCCAGGAGGCGGCACGGCAGTACGCCTCCCAGGGCGGCAGCGCGCGGAAGCTCGCCTCCGTCTTCGGCGACGACTACAAGTACACGACCGACAAGGCCAACGCGTACGAGCAGGTCACCTTCCTCGGCAACCACGACATGGGCCGCATCGGGTACTTCCTGAACCAGGACAACCCGAAGGCCACCGACGCCGAACTGCTCGCCAAGGACAAGCTCGCCAACGAGCTGATGTTCCTCAGCCGCGGCAACCCCGTCGTCTACTACGGCGACGAGCAGGGCTTCACCGGCGCGGGCGGCGACAAGGACGCCCGCCAGACGATGTTCGCCTCGAAGACCGCCGACTACCTCGACGACGACGAGATCGGCACCGACCGCACCCACGCGAGCGACGCGTACGACCCGAGCGCGCCGCTGTACCGGCAGATCGCCGCACTCGCCAAGCTCCGCAAGGCCAACCCGGCGCTGACCGACGGCGTCCAGGAGGAGCGGTACGCGGCCGACGGGGCCGGGATCTACGCCTTCTCCCGCACCGACGCGAGGACCGGCCAGGAGTACGTCGTCGCCTTCAACAACGCAGGCGAGGCCAAATCGGCGACGTTCGCGACCGGTTCGCCGGACATGCGGTTCTCCGGCATCTACGGGACGTCCGCGAAAGCGACCTCCGACGCCGACAGGAAGATCACCGTCACCGTCCCCGCCGGTTCCGCGATCGTCCTCAAGGCGGCCGGCAGACTCGCCGGTCCCGCCACGAAGCCGGCCCTCACCCTCAGGGCCCCGGCCGCTGGCGCCACCGGCACCGTCGAGCTCACCGCCGACGTGGACGGCGGACAGCTCAACCGCGTCGTCTTCGCGGCGCAGGTGGGCAACGGCAAGTGGCGGACGCTGGGTTCGGCGGACCACGCCCCGTACAAGGTCACGCAGACCATCGGAAAGGACGTGAAGGCCGGAACCGCCCTGCGCTACAAGGCAGTTGTGGTCGACTCGGCCGGCCGCACGGCTGCCGCGACCGCCTCGTCGGAGACCGGCACCCCGCCCGCCGAGGAGACCCCCACCGCCTCCTCCCGCGACTACGCCGTCGTCCACTACAAGCGCACCGACGGCGACTACGACAACTGGGGCCTGTACGCGTGGGGCGACCTCGCCGACGGCGAGTCCACCACCTGGCCCGCGAGCCACCCCTTCGCCGGCCGGGACGCCTACGGCGCCTTCGCCTACGTCAAGCTGAAGCCCGGCGCCTCGAACGTCGGCTTCCTCGTCATCGACAAGGACGGGAACAAGGACGTCTCCACCGACCGCACGATCGACGTCACCAAGACCGGTGAGATCTGGATCGAGCAGGGCAAGGCGGACGTCCGCACCGAGCGGCCGGACTACCCGGCGCAGGACAGGACCAAGGCCGTCGTCCACTACCACCGCGCCGACGGGAACTACGACGGCTGGGGCCTGCACGTCTGGACGGGCGCCGCGAACCCCACCGACTGGTCGAAGCCGTTGCAGCCGGTGCGGACCGACGCCTACGGCGCGGTTTTCGAGGTGCCGCTCACCGACGGTGCCACCAGCCTCAGTTACATCATCCACAAGGGTGACGAGAAGGACCTGCCCACCGACCAGTCCCTGGACCTCACGGCGAACGGCCACGAGGTGTGGCTGCTGAACGGCCAGGAGAAGTACCTGCTCCCGCAGCCCGCGGGCTCCGCGGCCGCCCTCGACCTGACCACGTCCAAGGCGGTCTGGATCGACCGGAACACGGTCGCCTGGAACGGCTCCGACGCCGCCGCCTCCACCCAGCTCCTCTACAGCCGCGACGGCTCGATCGCGGTCAAGGACTCCGCGCTGACCAGCGACGACGAGCGCTGGCTGCGGCTGAGCAGGACCAGCCTCACCGACGCCCAGAAGGAGAAGTTCCCGCACCTGAAGGCGTACACCGCCTGGACCGTCGACGCCCGTGACCGCGACCGGGTCCGCGAGGCCCTCGGCGGCCAGGTCGTCGCCTCCCAGCGGGCCGCGAACGGCGCCGTCCTCGCGGCGACCGGCGTTCAGATCGCCGGCGTCCTCGACGACCTGTACGCGAGCGCGACCAAGGCCGACCTCGGGCCGACGTTCGACAGGAGCGGCCGTCCCACGCTGTCGGTGTGGGCGCCGACCGCGCAGAGCGTCGCCCTGGAACTCGACGGCTCCACGGTGCGGATGAAGCGCGACGCGAGGACCGGCGTCTGGTCCGTCACCGGGCCGAGGTCCTGGAAGGGCAAGGAGTACCGGTACGTCGTGAAGGTCTGGGCGCCCAGCGTCCGGAAGGTCGTCACCAACAAGGTCACCGACCCCTACTCGGTCGCCCTCACCGCCGACTCCGAGCGCAGCCTCGTGGTCGACCTCGACGACAGGTCCCTCGCCCCGAGCGGCTGGACGTCGTACACCAAGCCCAGGGCCGTCCCCCTCAAGGACGCCGAGATCCAGGAGCTGCACATCCGGGACTTCTCCGTCGCCGACAGGACGGCGGGCCACCCCGGTACGTATCTCGCGTTCACCGACAAGGACAGCGACGGCTCCCGGCACCTGAGGGAGCTGGCGAAGGCGGGCACCTCGTACGTGCACCTGCTGCCGGCGTTCGACATCGCGACCATCCCGGAGAAGAAGGCCGACCAGGCGACCGCCGACTGCGCCCTCGCCTCCTACCCGGCCGACTCCGACCAGCAGCAGGAGTGCGTCGCGAAGGCCGCCGCCAAGGACGCCTACAACTGGGGCTACGACCCGTACCACTACACAGTCCCCGAGGGCTCCTACGCCACCGACCCGGACGGCACCGGCCGCACGGTCGAGTTCCGGAGGATGGTCAAGTCCCTCAACGAGGACGGGCTCGGCGTCGTCATGGACGTCGTCTACAACCACACCGCGGCGAGCGGACAGGCCGCCACGAGCGTGCTCGACCGGATCGTCCCCGGCTACTACCAGCGACTCCTCGCCGACGGCTCGGTCGCCAACAGCACCTGCTGTGCCAACACCGCGACCGAGAACGCCATGATGGGCAAGCTGGTCGTCGACTCGATCGTCACCTGGGCCAAGGAGTACAAGGTCGACGGCTTCCGCTTCGACCTCATGGGCCACCACCCCAAGGCCAACATCCTGGCCGTCCGCAAGGCCCTCGACACCCTCACCCTCAAGAAGGACGGCGTCGACGGCAAGAAGATCATCCTCTACGGCGAGGGCTGGAACTTCGGCGAGGTCGCCGACGACGCCCGCTTCGTGCAGGCCACCCAGAAGAACATGGCCGGCACCGGCATCGCCACCTTCTCCGACCGCGCCCGTGACGCCGTGCGCGGCGGCGGCCCCTTCGACGAGAACCCCGGCGTCCAGGGCTTCGCTTCCGGGCTGTACACCGACCCCAACTCCTCCAAGAACAACGGCACCCCGGAGGAACAGAAGGCCCGGCTCCTGCACTACCAGGACCTCATCAAGGTGGGTCTGTCCGGCAACCTCGCCCGGTACCGCTTCACCGACACCGACGGCAAGGAGGTCACCGGCGCCCAGGTCGACTACAACGGACAGCCCGCCGGATACGCCGACGCGCCCGGCGACGCCCTCGCCTACGCCGACGCGCACGACAACGAGTCGCTGTTCGACGCGCTGACCTACAAGCTGCCCGCCGGCACCGGCGCCTTTGACCGGGCCAGGATGCAGGTCCTCGCCATGGCCACGGCCGCCCTCTCGCAGGGCCCGGCGCTCTCCCAGGCCGGAACCGACCTGCTGCGCTCCAAGTCCCTGGACCGCAACTCCTTCGACAGCGGCGACTGGTTCAACGCGATCCACTGGAACTGCCAGGACGGCAACGGCTTCGGCCGCGGACTGCCCATGGCGGCCGACAACGCCTCCAAGTGGCCGTACGCGAAGCCCCTGCTGGGCTCGGTGAAGGTCGGCTGCGCCCAGATCGAGGGGGCGTCGGCCGCGTACCAGGACCTGCTGCGGATCCGTACGACGGAGAAGGCCTTCTCGCTCGGCACCGCGGACCAGGTGCAGTCGCGGCTGTCCTTCCCGCTGTCCGGGAAGGACGAGACGCCGGGAGTGATCACCATGGAACTCGGTGACCTGGTCGTCGTCTTCAACGCGACACCGAAGGCACAGGACCAGCGGGTCGCCGCCCTTGCCGGAAGCGCCTACCGGCTGCACCCCGTGCAGGCGGCGGGGGCGGACTCCACCGTCAAGGAGGCGTCCTACGACAAGGAATCCGGTACCTTCGCCGTCCCGGCCAGGACCGTGGCTGTTTTCATCCGCCATCCCTAG